Proteins encoded in a region of the Zea mays cultivar B73 chromosome 4, Zm-B73-REFERENCE-NAM-5.0, whole genome shotgun sequence genome:
- the LOC100277832 gene encoding binding partner of ACD11 1 isoform X1 codes for MAVRTIKVTNVPLSATAENMKEFFSFSGEIEYVEMRRDSETSQVAYVTFKEFHGADTALLLSGSSMCGDVSVNIAPVEDYELPPEAYSHAGARSPGPGTPTGEAVKKAEEVVSTMLARGFVLSKDALRRAQSFDGRHQQLLSTATARVASLDRRLGLSDKFSLGTAAARGAARGVDERFQVTERAWGAFSAAGEVVAGSPYASRGAAWVSAAVGAVARAASDVGAMTMEKVGRAEEEGEASAAEHGHYASSRVDVHDGQGGGAAQHGDHNKAM; via the exons ATGGCG GTCCGAACTATCAAGGTGACCAACGTGCCTCTCTCGGCGACCGCGGAGAACATGAAGGAGTTCTTCTCCTTCTCCGGCGAGATCGAGTACGTCGAGATGCGAAG GGACTCGGAGACGTCTCAGGTTGCTTATGTCACCTTCAAGGAGTTCCATGGAGCCGATACAGCTCTGCTGCTCTCT GGATCAAGCATGTGTGGCGATGTTTCCGTGAACATCGCGCCGGTGGAAGACTACGAACTGCCACCGGAAGCGTACTCCCATGCAGGAGCAAGGTCTCCGGGTCCGGGAACGCCGACGGGGGAGGCCGTGAAGAAGGCGGAGGAGGTGGTGAGCACCATGCTGGCCAGGGGCTTCGTGCTGAGCAAGGACGCGCTGCGGCGCGCACAGTCCTTCGACGGCCGGCACCAGCAGCTGCTGTCCACGGCCACGGCGCGGGTGGCGTCGCTGGACCGCCGCCTGGGCCTCAGCGACAAGTTCAGCCTCGGCACGGCCGCGGCCCGCGGCGCGGCGCGCGGCGTCGACGAGCGCTTCCAGGTCACGGAGCGCGCCTGGGGGGCCTTCTCGGCGGCCGGGGAGGTCGTGGCCGGCAGCCCCTACGCGTCCCGCGGCGCCGCCTGGGTGTCGGCGGCCGTCGGCGCCGTCGCCCGGGCCGCGTCCGACGTCGGCGCCATGACCATGGAGAAGGTGGGCAGGgccgaggaggagggggaggcctCGGCGGCGGAGCATGGTCACTACGCGTCGTCCCGTGTCGACGTGCACGACGGACAGGGCGGAGGTGCAGCTCAGCACGGTGACCATAATAAGGCAATGTGA
- the LOC100277832 gene encoding Binding partner of ACD11 1 — protein sequence MAVRLDPGSLRIAVAPAEFCTSSPSASASSSPQLCTSPNWTIDVSDVRTIKVTNVPLSATAENMKEFFSFSGEIEYVEMRRDSETSQVAYVTFKEFHGADTALLLSGSSMCGDVSVNIAPVEDYELPPEAYSHAGARSPGPGTPTGEAVKKAEEVVSTMLARGFVLSKDALRRAQSFDGRHQQLLSTATARVASLDRRLGLSDKFSLGTAAARGAARGVDERFQVTERAWGAFSAAGEVVAGSPYASRGAAWVSAAVGAVARAASDVGAMTMEKVGRAEEEGEASAAEHGHYASSRVDVHDGQGGGAAQHGDHNKAM from the exons ATGGCG GTCCGGCTGGACCCTGGCTCTTTGAGGATAGCAGTCGCTCCTGCTGAATTTTGCACATCATCACCGTCAGCATCGGCATCGTCATCACCACAGCTCTGCACTTCCCCAAACTGGACCATCGATGTCTCGGAC GTCCGAACTATCAAGGTGACCAACGTGCCTCTCTCGGCGACCGCGGAGAACATGAAGGAGTTCTTCTCCTTCTCCGGCGAGATCGAGTACGTCGAGATGCGAAG GGACTCGGAGACGTCTCAGGTTGCTTATGTCACCTTCAAGGAGTTCCATGGAGCCGATACAGCTCTGCTGCTCTCT GGATCAAGCATGTGTGGCGATGTTTCCGTGAACATCGCGCCGGTGGAAGACTACGAACTGCCACCGGAAGCGTACTCCCATGCAGGAGCAAGGTCTCCGGGTCCGGGAACGCCGACGGGGGAGGCCGTGAAGAAGGCGGAGGAGGTGGTGAGCACCATGCTGGCCAGGGGCTTCGTGCTGAGCAAGGACGCGCTGCGGCGCGCACAGTCCTTCGACGGCCGGCACCAGCAGCTGCTGTCCACGGCCACGGCGCGGGTGGCGTCGCTGGACCGCCGCCTGGGCCTCAGCGACAAGTTCAGCCTCGGCACGGCCGCGGCCCGCGGCGCGGCGCGCGGCGTCGACGAGCGCTTCCAGGTCACGGAGCGCGCCTGGGGGGCCTTCTCGGCGGCCGGGGAGGTCGTGGCCGGCAGCCCCTACGCGTCCCGCGGCGCCGCCTGGGTGTCGGCGGCCGTCGGCGCCGTCGCCCGGGCCGCGTCCGACGTCGGCGCCATGACCATGGAGAAGGTGGGCAGGgccgaggaggagggggaggcctCGGCGGCGGAGCATGGTCACTACGCGTCGTCCCGTGTCGACGTGCACGACGGACAGGGCGGAGGTGCAGCTCAGCACGGTGACCATAATAAGGCAATGTGA